ACCTGTTCGCCTCGGTCCCCGGGGTGCGGGCGGTGGAGCGCGTGGGCGCGCCGGTGCGCGAGGTGCAGGTCTCCCTCGACCTCGGACGCCTCGGCGCCCTGCACCTGCCGCTGCACGCCGTCCTCGGCGCGCTGGGCAGCGAAAGCGCGAACGTGCCCGGCGGCTCGGTGGATGTCGGGCGCAAGCAGTTCGTGGTGAAGACCAGCGGCTCCTTCACGTCGCTGGACCAGGTGCGGAACACCGTGGTCGGTGGGACGGCCAGCCAGGTGGTGCGCCTGCGTGACGTGGCCGCCGTGCAGTGGGGCTACGCCGACGCCACGCACATCACGCGGCACGATGGCGAGCGTGCGGTCTTCCTCGCGGTGAGCATGCGTGCCGGTGCCAACATCACCGACGTCGCGCCCGCGGTGGCGGCCGTCGCGGACGAGTTCCGGCAGGCGCTGCCGGCCGGCATGTCCCTGCAGCAGGCGTTCGACCAGAGCGAGAACGTGAAGAGCCGGCTGGGGCGCCTGGTCGAGGACTTCGGCATCGCCATCGCGCTGGTCCTGCTCACGCTGCTCCCGCTCGGGCTGCGGGCGGCGGGTGTCGTGATGGTCTCGATCCCGCTGTCGCTGGCCGTCGGCACGGTGCTGCTGCAGCATTCCGGCTTCACGCTCAACCAGCTCACGATCGTCGGGTTCGTGATCGCGCTCGGCCTGCTGGTGGACGACTCGATCGTGGTGGTGGAGAACATCTCGCGCTTCCTGCGCCGTGGCATGCCGCGGCAGCAGGCGGCGATCGCCGCCACGCGGCAGATCACCCCGGCGATCCTGGGGGCCACCGGCACGCTGATCTTCGCGTTCGTGCCACTGATGCTGCTCCCGGGTGGCCCCGGTGACTACATCCGGTCGTTGCCGGCGGCGGTGATCTCCACCATCCTGGCGTCGCTGGTGGTGTCGCTCGTCGTCATCCCGTTCCTGGCCAGCGTCGTGATGCCCCGCGCCACCGATGTCCATGGCAACCGGGTGCTGCGATGGCTGGAGCACACGATCGATGCCACCTACACGCCGTTGCTGCACCGCGCACTGGCGCGCCCCGTGGCGACGCTCGGCGTCGCGCTGGCGCTCTTCGCCGGCTCGCTGGCCCTGATCCCCCTGATCGGCTTCTCGCTCTTTCCGAAGGCGGGCATCCCGCAGTTCCGTGTCACGGTGCAGATGCCGGACGATGCCAGCATCGCGCACACCGACAGCGCGGCACGCTTCGTCGAGCGTACGCTGCGCGCGCGCCCCGAGGTGGCGCATGTGCTGACCAACGTCGGGCACGGGAATCCCTACGTGTACTACAACGTCATGCCGGTGAACAACCGCGCGAACTTCGCGGAAGTGGTGGCCCGCGTCACGGCCTTCGATCCGCGGGCGACACCGCGGATGCTCGACTCACTGCGCACGATCTTCGACGGGTACCCCGACGGGCGCATCGCCGTGCTGGAGTACGAGAACGGCCCGCCGCTGGAGGCGCCGATCGCCATCCGGTTCCTCGGGCCGGACCTGGACACCCTGCGCATGCTGGCGGGACGGTTCGAGCGGCTGCTGGCGGCGATTCCGGGCACACGGGACATCGACAACCCGCTCGGCACGCGCCGCTCCAACATCCGCCTGACCGCGGACCGCGCCCGCGCCGGCCTGCTGGGCGTGCAGGTGGTGGACGTCGACCGGGTGGTGCGACTGGGGCTGGCCGGCCTGCCGGCGGGGCGGATCCAGGACACCGATGGGGAGGCATACGACGTGACCGCCCGGCTGGCGCGCAGCGGCCGCGCCACGCCCGGCGCGCTGCGACAGCTCTACGTGCCGGCCCAGACCGGGGCCCACGTGCCGCTCGCCCAGGTCGCGACGCTCTCGCTCGAGAGCGCCCTGCCCCGCATCGATCACTACGACACACAGCGGAGCGTCGCCGTCACGGCGGAGGTCCGCACCGGGTTCAACACCGACCGCCTCACCCGCATCGCGATGGACTCGCTGGCCTCGTGGGAGCTGCCCGCCGGCTACCGATGGCGTGCGGCGGGAGAGATCGAGAGCCGGGAGCAGAGCTTCGGCGGCTTCGGCGGCGCGATCCTGCTGGCGACCTTCGGTATCCTCGTCGTGCTGATCCTGGAGTTCAAGACCTTCAAGAGCATGCTGATCGTGGCGTCGGTGATCCCGCTTGGCGTGATCGGCGGCATGGTCGGCCTGTTCCTGAGCGGCTACACGCTGAGCTTCACCGCGATGATCGGCTTCGTGGCGCTGATCGGCATCGAGATCAAGAACTCGCTGCTGCTGGTGGACTACACCAACCAGCTGCGTGCCGCAGGCGCCGGCATCGACCATGCGATCGAGGAGGCCGGCCGGGTGCGGTTCCTGCCGATCGTCCTGACCACCGCCACCGCCATCGGCGGCCTGCTGCCGCTCGCGCTGCAGGGGTCGAGTCTCTACAGTCCGCTCGCGATCGTGATCATCGGCGGGCTGGTCTCCTCACTGCTGCTGTCGCGGCTCGTCACGCCGGTGCTGTACAAGCTCCTGCCGCCGGCGGTGGACGCAGCCGACGACGCGGACGCGGCGCAGGCGCTGGCCATGGCCCTGCCGTGAGGTGCGCGACCTGGTGGCCTGTAATCGAAGTCCGGATAGCACACCGCCGGCCGGGGCGCCTGGTTGGCCAGGCGAACACCGCAGCAATACCAGCGGTATTGCGGGGATCTTCAACGCCGTCAGCCGGGATGCCCCGACCGGCGAGTGCGTCCGGAACGTCGATCACACGCCACTAGAGCCCCACCCCGCTGCCCGGCTTCTCCCGGCGGTACTGGCGCAGGTCGTGCCACCACTGCGTGCAGGCGGCGGTGATGGCATCGGTGGCGGCGGTGAGCCGTGCCGGCCCGGCGCCGCCCACGCGCACCCACGGCTTGCCGAGCCGCTCGAGGTGGAACATCAGGCGATCGTGGAACCAGTCACGGTCGCTCGACATCACGCGCACGCCGTCGGCCACCCAGGCGATGTCGGGGTCGCAGAGGAGGTACAGGTCGATCGGCTGGCGTGCGGCCACTTCCCAGACGTGGGCTGGCACCGGCTGCCGCAGCCACTCGGTCCAGATGGCGGTGACGATCGCCTCCGTGTCGCTCACGCAGAGCCCGCGGGCGCGGCGCTGCGCGTCGCGGATCAGCACCTGCTGGCCGTCGGTGACGAGGATCGCGTCCAGTTCGGTCCACTGGTGGTGCGGCACACCGGTCGTGAAGGTGCGCCCGTACTCGTCCACCCAGGCCGTGTCGTAGACGTGCGCGATCTGCTCCGAGAGCGTGGACTTGCCCACCGATTCGCCGCCCACCAGCGCGACCGTCCGCACGAACCAGGGGCGGGCGGCCGGCGCCAGCAGGTCCCAGTGCCGCCAGGGGTCCTGCCGGATGTCCGCTCCGTGCACCTCGTGCCGGCGACGGTCCACATGCACGAACTCGGCACCGAGGCCGGCGGCGATGCCGTGGTGATCCGGGTCGCCGGCGAAGACGTGCGTGACCTCGGGGGCGAGGATGTCGAGCGCCGCGATCCACTCCGCCGTGTTGCCCCGGTCCTCGCCCGGCCGCGGCGGGAGCGCCGATTCCGGCACCACCACGCGCGCCCAGGGGCAGCTCTCCACCAGCCAGCGCCAGCGCACATCCCACGGGATCGGGTCGTCCCAGCGGCGTTCGAGCACGATCGTGGTGCGTTCGCAGCGCGCGCGCGCGGCCTCGAACAGCGCCAGGTGGCCGCGGTGCACCGGCAGGAACCGGCCGACCATCAGGGCATGTGACATCAGGGCGGGGCGAGGGGCGGGCGGCACCGGCGGGGCCGCCGACGGGACTGGCGCCAGGGCGAGGGCGCGTCCGGGGGAAGAATGCACGGCCGGCGCGGTGTGCGGAATCTCGGGGCTCGATCGTCCTCGGGCGGTACGGCGGGGTAGACGCGCCTCGCCGGGGCGCGGCGCGTGTCGCGTCGCACCACGCCGCACCACACGCCGGACCGCCCTGCCCCAGATGCCCGCCAGACCACTCGTCCTCCCTGCCCGCCCGGCGACGCCGCTGTCGGTGCCCGCGATCACGCAGGCGCCCGACTCGGCCATCCCGATCGCGGAGCTGCTGGCGGCGCTGTCGCATGCGCTGGACCTCACCGAGGGCGCGCCCGCCGGCCACACCCTGCGCAGCTGCATGATCGCGATGCGTGTCGCCGACGACATCGGGCTGCCGACCGCGGACCGGACGGCGCTGTACTACGCCATGCTGCTCAAGGACGCCGGCTGCTCCAGCAACGCGGCGCGCATCACGGCGCTCTTCGGCAGCGACGACCACGCGGTCAAGCCGCGGATGAAGATCGTGGACGCCAACCATCCGCTTCGCCTGGCCGTCGAGACGTTCCGCAACGCCGGTGGCGGGCGCGGCCTGCGCAGCCGCATCGCGCACTTCATGGGGATCGCGCGCGGGGGCGGCGTCACGCGGGAACTCATCGCCATCCGCTGCGAGCGCGGCGCCGCGATCGCGCGCCAGATGGGATTCCCCGAGGCCACCTGCCGGGCCATCCGGTCACTCGACGAGCACTGGAACGGGCACGGCCATCCCGAGGGGCTGCGCGAGCGCGCGATCCCGCTGCTTTCGCGCATCGCCAATCTCGCCCAGACGATCGACATCTTCGTCGGCGCACAAGGTGTGGATGCCGCCATGCGCATGGTGCGCGACCGCCGGAAGAGCTGGTTCGATCCCCAGCTCGCCGACCTCGTGCTCGGCTGGCGCGGCGACACCGCCTGGTGGACCTGGCTGCGCGACACGGCACCAGAGCTCGAGGTCACGGC
This portion of the Gemmatimonadaceae bacterium genome encodes:
- a CDS encoding AAA family ATPase; translated protein: MSHALMVGRFLPVHRGHLALFEAARARCERTTIVLERRWDDPIPWDVRWRWLVESCPWARVVVPESALPPRPGEDRGNTAEWIAALDILAPEVTHVFAGDPDHHGIAAGLGAEFVHVDRRRHEVHGADIRQDPWRHWDLLAPAARPWFVRTVALVGGESVGKSTLSEQIAHVYDTAWVDEYGRTFTTGVPHHQWTELDAILVTDGQQVLIRDAQRRARGLCVSDTEAIVTAIWTEWLRQPVPAHVWEVAARQPIDLYLLCDPDIAWVADGVRVMSSDRDWFHDRLMFHLERLGKPWVRVGGAGPARLTAATDAITAACTQWWHDLRQYRREKPGSGVGL
- a CDS encoding HD-GYP domain-containing protein codes for the protein MPARPLVLPARPATPLSVPAITQAPDSAIPIAELLAALSHALDLTEGAPAGHTLRSCMIAMRVADDIGLPTADRTALYYAMLLKDAGCSSNAARITALFGSDDHAVKPRMKIVDANHPLRLAVETFRNAGGGRGLRSRIAHFMGIARGGGVTRELIAIRCERGAAIARQMGFPEATCRAIRSLDEHWNGHGHPEGLRERAIPLLSRIANLAQTIDIFVGAQGVDAAMRMVRDRRKSWFDPQLADLVLGWRGDTAWWTWLRDTAPELEVTAMEPSDPQRMVNDRGLDLVAQSFADIVDAKSPFTYRHSTNVARWARAIGTRFFRSETELVRLSRAGLLHDVGKLGVSNTILDKDGPLDATERELVQAHPIHTWEILRRVRVFSGFAKIASLHHEKLDGSGYPWGVPAEGLDLQARILVVADIFEALTADRPYRAGMPIPAALALLARDRGTKLDPQVLDALEDASGEIPLQPASPSGM
- a CDS encoding efflux RND transporter permease subunit is translated as MKLIDYFVRNAQLTLVLLFALLAAGVQALLTIPRAEDPLIEFPGFTIVAVNPGAAPGDVEQLVVNPIEKRLKELSDIKKIRTTIADGIGVIFIEFNTGTVVREKKDDVIREVNQLRPTLPPELALLDVLENSTGTVNILQYALTSATAPYATLDARSRALKDLFASVPGVRAVERVGAPVREVQVSLDLGRLGALHLPLHAVLGALGSESANVPGGSVDVGRKQFVVKTSGSFTSLDQVRNTVVGGTASQVVRLRDVAAVQWGYADATHITRHDGERAVFLAVSMRAGANITDVAPAVAAVADEFRQALPAGMSLQQAFDQSENVKSRLGRLVEDFGIAIALVLLTLLPLGLRAAGVVMVSIPLSLAVGTVLLQHSGFTLNQLTIVGFVIALGLLVDDSIVVVENISRFLRRGMPRQQAAIAATRQITPAILGATGTLIFAFVPLMLLPGGPGDYIRSLPAAVISTILASLVVSLVVIPFLASVVMPRATDVHGNRVLRWLEHTIDATYTPLLHRALARPVATLGVALALFAGSLALIPLIGFSLFPKAGIPQFRVTVQMPDDASIAHTDSAARFVERTLRARPEVAHVLTNVGHGNPYVYYNVMPVNNRANFAEVVARVTAFDPRATPRMLDSLRTIFDGYPDGRIAVLEYENGPPLEAPIAIRFLGPDLDTLRMLAGRFERLLAAIPGTRDIDNPLGTRRSNIRLTADRARAGLLGVQVVDVDRVVRLGLAGLPAGRIQDTDGEAYDVTARLARSGRATPGALRQLYVPAQTGAHVPLAQVATLSLESALPRIDHYDTQRSVAVTAEVRTGFNTDRLTRIAMDSLASWELPAGYRWRAAGEIESREQSFGGFGGAILLATFGILVVLILEFKTFKSMLIVASVIPLGVIGGMVGLFLSGYTLSFTAMIGFVALIGIEIKNSLLLVDYTNQLRAAGAGIDHAIEEAGRVRFLPIVLTTATAIGGLLPLALQGSSLYSPLAIVIIGGLVSSLLLSRLVTPVLYKLLPPAVDAADDADAAQALAMALP